From Methylophaga thalassica:
GTTGAAGCGTTAGCATCATTTAAAGGCCGTGGTCTTGATTTAATACTCAGTGGGCATGTGCATATTGATTATTGTCACGTGCTTGACGGTATGATCATCTCTCATGCTGGCACCACCACATCAGATAGGCTTCTACCCGATACGCCAAATAGTTTTAACGTGATTCAAGGTGATAAAAACCGTTTGACTATTACCCGTCACCATTGGCAGCAAGGTGAATTTCAACTATCTCAGTCACAGACTTTTCAACGTAAAAACGGGCAATGGCATGAAGCCTAATCAAAACAGAAGGCCCGAAACCAAAATACCGGTTTTTGTGAATAAACACGCGGGTAGTGCTGAAGCCGTAATAAACAGCTTAACAGCATATGACAGCATTACTCTCCACAGCTTATCTGCCACCGATATGCAAACGGCTATTCAAAATGCCATTGATGATGGTCATAAACGCATTATCGTCTCAGGCGGTGATGGTACGTTGGCATTAGCCGCTGGGATAATCACCGGTACAGAAACTGAACTGGCCATTATTCCAGGTGGCACGCTCAACCATTTTGCCCAGCGCTTATCCATTCCGACCGATACCTCTTTAGCCATCGAACTGGCTACTCATGGTAAGGTGGCCAGCACCCATGTCGCTTATGTTAATGATCAGATATTTCTCAACACAAGCTCTGTTGGCGCTTATGTGACTTTTGTTCGCACCCGTGAATATCTGGAACGAAAAATGCGATATATGATGGCCAGCATATTGGCAGGTATCAGAAGACTCTACCATTTTCGCCATACTCACATTATTCTGAATGAACAAAAAATCAAAACGCCTCTGGTGTTTGT
This genomic window contains:
- a CDS encoding diacylglycerol/lipid kinase family protein, translating into MKPNQNRRPETKIPVFVNKHAGSAEAVINSLTAYDSITLHSLSATDMQTAIQNAIDDGHKRIIVSGGDGTLALAAGIITGTETELAIIPGGTLNHFAQRLSIPTDTSLAIELATHGKVASTHVAYVNDQIFLNTSSVGAYVTFVRTREYLERKMRYMMASILAGIRRLYHFRHTHIILNEQKIKTPLVFVGVGERDLQIPSAGQVKAGGREGLHLIVIRCNSSWSAIKLVFSAMLMGIDPLKKAKLVDNAIIDEVKVTLRSRKKWLTVAVDGELIKLKPPLHYRFKRDSLNVVVPDAKDGDT